The window TCGTGAGCTGGATTGCAACGAGCGCGACAGAGAAGACAATTGCCAGTACGCCACTCTGGACGGTTGCGAGCGTCCCGAGGAACGCTCGCAGCGTCCTGTCGTCTGGTGTTCCGAGATAGAGCCCAGCGGCTGCGGTGGCAACCGAGACGGCGAGAACGGCCGCGATCACCAGCCAGGGTACCTTCCCGACTCGCGTTTGGGCGTCCTGAAGACCCCAATTGCGCTCCCCTATCATGTCGTTCGGATCGTCCTCCGTCTGTTCGTCGTCACCCTCCGAGTCGGTCACGCCGGCGCCTTACTCCCCCGACGCGCTCGGTCAACGGCCCGCCGGACCACGCGCACGTCCCGGCGAACGGTCTCCCACTCCGACATCGCCTCCCAGCGTGCTTCGACCGTCTTGTGGTCGTCGACCGGTGTCCCGACAGCACCGACGGCGTCCGGCGCCAGCGCGTCGAACCGCTCCCGGAACTCCCGGCCCCGTTCCGTCAGCTCCGCCAGCCGCGACCGCAGCGTCTCCTCGCTCGTCTCCGTGGCGAGCCGTTCCACCTGCTTCCAGGTGAGGTACGACTCGTTTCGGCGGTACGTCGCCGACCGTCCGTCGCGGCGTTTGGCGACGCCCACCTCCACGAGCTGGGCCAGCGCGTCTCGCGCCGCCGTTGAGGAGTGGGCTCGCTCGGCAACCGTCTCCACCGGCACGTACTCCGTCGTCCCGACGACCGTGTCGTAGACGCGCTGGAACGTCGTCCGCCGCTGAACCCACTCGCCCAACGCGCTCGTGTCGTCCGTCACACCGTCGCGTACCGCAGCCAGTCGCATATCTGTTCTGCAGCTTAAATACGTGAGTGTCTGTGACAGCGAAGTGGACGAAATCTCCTGTAGGAGACGAACGGGAACTTTCATTAATCTAGTTGTCTCAGACTACAAGTAGTGGCATCGCCAACGCTTCCAAGTATCGGTGTCGTTGGGCTGATTCTGTTCGTTTTGCCGGGGCTGGCGGGGATCAAGCTCGCTCTTCGCCTCTCCAGGCGGGGCGACTGGCTCGGCCGAATCGACACTGTCGTCGCCAGTTTCGGCTTGGCCGTCGGCTCACTCGTCGGGTTCTATCTGATCGAGTCTCTGGCGATTGGGGTCCTGAGGTTCGTACACCACAGACAGGTTCGAACGATGGAGTTCGCAGACGTAGAAGCCATCGTTGGAAACCTCGACGTACTGATCCTCTCGTACACGATGCTCTTCTTGCTCAACCTTCTCGGCGGTACTCTCATCTACCATACTGGCTTCCTGTACGACACGTTCAGCTCGAATCGGACGTGGCAGGCGTACCAGCGGATGGTGTCTCGTGTCGACGACTCGGGTGCATACGTCGTTCGACTTCGAACGACGGCCAGCGACGAAATCAGGGGAGTGGTCCAAGACGAGAAGGACGTGTCGCTGAACGGGGACGTGTTCCTCTACGAACCGAAGGTCGTACGATACAGCGACAACGGAAATGCGGCAGAGCGGTACCGATGGGAGGACGGCGTGCTCGTCAAGGCCAAACAGATTGTTCACGTCGAGTTCGAGGGGCTGGCGAACGCCGATAGAATCACCGCGAAGGAGTCCTCGAAGGAGACGACGACAGACGAAGCAGAAGAGGAAATGGACGAACTCCGTTCCGTCCGTGAGTCCGGTGACACCGGCCGGACGAGCGACGCAGATGGACCGAACGATGTGGAGAAGACCGGAGAGCTGGGAGAGGCGAGCGAGACAGGCGAGATAGACGACGGGCCGTAGTCGCAGGCCTCGAAGTCAGATGTTCAGCTTACTGTTCTTCGCCATGCCGGGGTGCTCGCTGTAGACGTACTTCAGAAGTTCGTAGAGATCGGTATCTTCGTAATCACCGAGTGTCGCTCGAACGCTCGCTTCGAGTTCCTCGGGCATGTCGAGTTCGTCGCCGCCGTTCGCGGCGTGTTCGACGACCTGACGACCGTCCTCCGTCAATCGGTAGACTTGCTTGTCGTTGTCCGCGCTCTCGGCCGTCTGTTCTTCTCCCTCCTCGACGAACCCCTCGTCGACGAGTCGGTCGATGTCGTCGTACAGCGCTTTCGAGAACGGCCCGTAGCTGTGTGGGACGAAATCGTACCCCTCCTCGATCTCACCCTCCTCCTGCGCGAGGAAGACGAGCTTCTGGAACCGTGTGATCCCGTCCATCTCGTCTGTCTCCGCCTCGTGTAGGAGTGTCAACGGGAGGAGCTTCTTGTTCATCGTCATCCCGGTGTATGCACGTCACATACTTAGGCACTTACGGTACCAGTGGTTCGAACGGTCGTCAAATACGCTCTCGTGTCGGCCAGTGGGGTGTCACCGAGACGGCGGTACTCGGTCCGTTCCGGGGTGTTCACGCCCGTCGTGATCCCGTCCCGGCCCGCGAACACCCACCCACAGTTTCAATTCCGTCGCCACAGACGACCGACTGTGGACGAACTCCTCGCAGCGCTCGGGACCGACGTCGGCGCGCTCGTCCGTGGTGCGGCGCGTCTCGATCTCCCGGGACTCCGGTCGGAGGCGCACGTCCTCGCGCGAGCAGTCCGGCGGTTCTTCCGCGAACACGACCGGCTCCGCGAGGCCGCAGCGGTCCAGCGACACTGCTCGGGGGCGGCGACGGACGCAGACCTCCTGCGTCTCGCCGGGCGGCGCGACCCGACCGCCGTCGCGGACCTCCGGGCGACACACGCCGACGCCGCCGGGCCGACTGTCGCGCCGTGTGCCTCTCTGGGCCCGGTCGCCGCTGTCGACCGCGACGTCCCCGCGCTGGCCGTCGGGGCCGCCAGCCTGAGGTGGCGCGACGCCGTGGCCGTCGTCGAGGTGTTGGACGGTGCCGTCGTCGAGTTCTTCGACGCACACGAGACCGTCCGACACGCGGCGGCCGCCCAACGGTACGCCGCCTCTCGGACGATGACCCGCGGCGGCGCCGCCCGACTCGCAGACGTGCCCCGGGGTGAGATCCGGACGCTGCTGCGCGACCACGGCGTCACACCCTGGAAGGGGGGTGTGGAGGGTGGGACCGGCGACGATTCAGAAGACAGTGACGGTCGCGTCGTACACGACGAACTGCCGTCCGACGAGGAGTAGCTCGAAGCCGACACGTCCGACGGCCCGTCGGGGAGAGCCGATACGTCGGCTCGCCCGCCGAATTCACGACCACGTCGTCGACCGGGCCCGCGAGGGTGGCGTCTACACCCGTGACGGTCCACGCCCCGATCAGAACCGCAGTTCGTCGTTCGGGTGTCTGAGGTCGATCTCGCTCGCGTGAACCGTCTCGGGGTCGTCCGCGAGGTCGCGGTACAGCCGGGCGATCTCGTCGGGGTCCATCCAGTCGTCGTGGTCCGGGTAGCGCTCTCGGAGGCTGGGGTTCTCGATCCAGCCGTCGACGACGACGTGGATCGACTGGACGCCGTGCTCGCCGAGGTTGTCGGCCATCGCCCGTGCGGTGCCGCGAGCGGCCTGGCGGGCGGTGACGGACGCGACGCTGCCGCGCGGCACCCGCGCCTGCTGTGAGGTGGTCCAGAGGATCGTCCCGCCGTCGCCGTCGGCCATGTCTTGGGCGGCCCGCCGGGCACACTGGTACTGCCCGGCGACTCGGACGCTCCACGCCTCCGTCAGTTCCGCGCGGGTCGTCGACAGGGTGTCGCCGCCGACGTTCGCGCCGGCGACGTTGTTGATCTGCACGTCGACGCCGCCGAACCGCTCGTGGATCGTGTCGTACGTCGCCGCCACGGCCTCGGTGTCGCTCACGTCCGTCGGCGCCGCCAACGCCTCGCCGTCCGTCTCCGTCGTGATCTCGTCTGCGAGCGTCTCCAGGAACGCCTCCGAGCGCGCGAGCATCGCCACCCGGTCGCCCGCCTCTGCGAACTCCCACGCGAGTGAGGAGCCGAGCCCTTCGCCGACGCCCGCGACGACGACAGTTCGTGTCACGGACTGTCCTGTGGGCGGCGACGTATTCAGTCCCTCGGGGCATTGCGAGGGGTGGAACTGTGCGAGACCGCTCAGAGGCTGTCGTTCGTCTCTGGGTACCACTGTGCTCGACACCGAGTGATCCTGAGAGTCGAGCCTCAGATTCGCGTGCGCAGTTTGTGGTTGGTGTTGCTCACTTCGATCTCCCAGCCGTTCTCCTCCAGCAGTTCAGAGAGCTGTTCCAGGTGTCGTTCCCCACAAGACACGACGACGGTCTCGTAACCGTTCTCGGTTGCGATTCTGTCGATGTTGTCTGCCATGTCCCGGTCCCGGCTCCCGAGACGCCTCAGGTCGAGTCCGATCAGGGTCCCGGAGAACAACACCGGTGTGCCACCGAGGATCACGAACTTCACCACCACCGTGTAGACCGCCGAGGTGGCCGGTGACACTTCTATCAACGGCGGGCCGAAGCTCGGCGCGAACAGCGCAAGCGACAGTGCCACGAGTGAGAGTAGTCCAACAGTAGCGATCCAGACTCGGGGAAATCGATCGTACAGTACCGGAATGGTAGTGTCGATCTCGTCGTGAACGGGGACCGACGAGAGCTGTTCGACATCTGGCTCGTCGCGCAGAACCTCCTGAACCCAGTAGATCGTGAAGACTCCGGTCAGGAAGACCACGTACCCCAGAGACCAGCACTCCGGACTGACAGAGTCCGCCCGACGCTCCACGAACAACGCGTCGACATCCCTGTCCAACTGAGATTCGAGGGACTTTCGGTCGGCTGAAGAGGTGTGGACCTCTCCTTGGAGTATCGCCTTCACCGGCTCCAGTTTCGAATTCCGGTCACAAATACGACGGGAAAAACGACCAGGAACCTCACTGCGAGGTTCGATCAGTTCGAAACCTCACACCATCGGGAGCTCGCAGTCGTCGACACACTGCCCACTCTCCTCAACCACTCCACACCGCCACGCTGGCGGCGATGACGCCCCCGACCGACAGCGTGTACTTCGTCGCGTCGGTAACGGCGTGCAACACGGCACTCCTGCGTCGGGGTTGTGTTCGTCCGACTGCACCGTCTAGCGGTCGTCGTACTCCCGGACCTGAAAGCTGTCCGTCGGCTGGTCGTCGCGGTACACCTCGTTAGCGCACAGCGACAACGGTGACGGCTCAAACCACGACGACAACGGCCCGACAGCCGTCTTCAGCACCGTGACTTTCTCGCCGTACGCTTTCCCGGCGGCGTAGAGCGCGCCGTCCCAAGATTCAGCCCGTACCACTGCATCAGTCTCGATAGCGAGAGAGTATAATTGTGCGGCGTATTCCGAGCGGTAGGACCTCTGAAACCGGAGATCACCACTCGTCGAGCACCGCCGCGAGACGATCCGCTACCGCGGCCTCGATTCCCTCGGTGTAAGTCTCCAGCGTTTCGGGCTCCTCGTTGGTCGGGAGCCTACAACTGTGGATCTCGTGTTCGCTAGCGACGATCGAGGGCTCGTCGGGGGCGTTCGCAGCGTCGTCTAGGTCGTCCGTCGCCGGCAGCGCAAACACCCCGGGCGCTTCGGTGACGAGACAGTAGCCCGCCATCTGGGTCGCGTCGCGGCCGGACACGCCGCCGGGCTTCCACTTCGCGTCCACCACGGCGACGGCACGGTCTGCGGGCGTGGGGACGTCGCCGCCGTCACCACCGTTGTTGCTCGCATCACGTTCGCGCGCTACGACCACGTCCGGGCGGACGGTGTCGCCGCCGTGAGGCCCTTGGACGAGCGCCGGCAGAGTCTCCTGCCCGAGAACGGTGTACGGGCGGTCGGCGACGGCCGCGCGAGTCGCGCGCTCAACCACCCGCTCGAACAGAGCGTTCATGTCGACAAACAGGGCTCGTGCCCGGCGGTCGCCCGGCTGGAGGTCGTCGAAGAACGCTCCCAACAGCACCGTCCGGGTGAGCGCCAACAGCCTGTCGTAGTGGTCGGTGAGCCGCGACAGTTCGATCCGTTCGACTGCGTCCGGGGGAACCGTCCGCGGCACCGAGCCGTCGATACGGTCACGGAACGCCCGCGCCGTCTGTGTGAGCCTGGCCGCGATCTGGTCGGTCCGTGTCGCCGTCCCGTCGGCGATGCCGTCGCCGTGCGCAAGCAGCCGCCGGAGGCGACGCGCCGCGACGGCGACCACACGGTTGAGCGTCGTTCCGGTCGTCGCCGCTCGGTAGTCGACCGCGAACGTCGTCGGCGTCGGACCGGTCGGGCGCCGGAGCTGTCGCTGGCGGTCCAGTCGGCCTCGAATCTGGTCCCAGACCCCTTCGCGGTCCGTGTACGTCTGATCGACTCCGCGGGCCAACACCGTCTGCAGTTCGCGCTCGAACAACACCGCCAGCACGCGGTGGAACTGGGCGCCGTCCCCCAACTCCGCCGGCGTCGACAGCGTCGGCGCCGGCGTGTCGTGGGCGTACACCAACAGCCACAGCAGTCGGCCGACGGTCTCCTTCGGCGTGACCGTCACCCGACGGCCGCTCGGGAGCCGCACCGTGCCGACAGCCGAACCGCTGTGGAGCCGCGCCGACAACGCTCCGTCCCGACGATCGTAGGCCACCGACAACGGCGTCGCCTCCGTGTCGGCCACGCGGAGATCCTCGATTGCCTCCGCGTCCGCCCGTGGCAGTTCGTCGAGTTCGCGCTCGTCGTGTTCCGCGAGCGACACGTCCGGCGGCGACTCACTCATCGGGGGTCGTTCTCGTCGCTGTCGGGTCGTCGGCCGTCGCGTCTACCGGGGCGTTCTCCGTCGCCTCTGATGCGTCGCCCGTCGTCGCGCCCCCTGCCGCTGTGCCGTCGCCCACGCTAGTGTCGAGTGGCACGGCGTCGTCGCCGTCGGTGCCACCAATCTCGCACAGTGACTCGTACAGCGTCTCCAGGTCGAGATCGACCGGGACGCCGTGCCCCCAGTCGAACAGATCTGTTCCGCCGTCCTCGAACAGTTCCCGCCGGAGTGCGTCCGTCTGACCGTAGTAGTACTCCGCCAGCTGTGGCAACAGTTCGAACTGCCAGGCGTCGGCGACGGCGCAGGCGTCGTCGTGACCCAGCAGTGCGGTGTGGCCGAGCTGTTGGCCGCGTTCGAGTCGGGCGGCGTCCCTGCGGATTCGCTCGTTCAGCGCCGCCAGCGCCGCCACGCTCGCCGCGAGCAGCCGGTCGCGGTCCGACGCCGACTCGTCGGTGACCACCGCGGACGGCGTCTGAACGTCGCCTTCGTCCCCCCCAAGTTCGAGCGCCAACACCCGCTCGGGCTCCGGGGAGACACGGAGGAAGCGGAATCGCCGGCGCAGCGCGGCGTCGACGAGCGCGATGGACTGGTCGGCGGTGTTCATCGTCCCGATTAGATAGAGGTTCGGCGGCAGCGAGAACGAGTCGCCGGAGTGGGCCAGCGACACCTCGTGACGGTCACGCTCGCCTGGCTCCAACAACGTGATCGCCTCGCCGAGGACCTGTGGGAGGTCGCCGCGGTTGATCTCGTCGATCACGAGCACGTACGGCGGCGCGTCGCTCGGGTCGCTGTCGTCGCCGACCGCCTCGTCGTACGCTGCCCGGGCGTCCTCGGCGACTTCGCGCAGGAGTCCCGGCTCGATCTCGTAGGTGACGCCCGTGGCGCCGGCGTTCGCGTCGGCCTCGGCGTCCGCTCCAGGCTCGTTCCCGTCGTCGTCGACGGTCGTCGCCGTCAGTCCCTCTAGGAAGTCCTCGTACGCGAACGCGGGGTGGAAGGTGACGGTTCGGACCTGTTCTTCCGTCGGCTCGTCCGTCCGGTCGTCGACCCACCACCGCGCGAACGTCGTCGCGGTGTGGGTCTTCCCTGTCCCGGGCGGCCCAGTGAGGACGACCTGGCCCGTCGCGTCGAGTTGGCGGGCGATCTCCTCGTGGCGCGCTGGGGGTGAATCGGGGATCGAGATAGTGTCAGTGGCGTCGTCGTCGGTGCTGCCGTTCGGGTCGGTCCCGTCCGTGTCGACTCCCGACGGCGGCCACTCGAACGTCTCCCAATCCGGATCTTCGACCCCCAACTCCGCCAGCAGCCAGTTCGCGGCCGGACGGGAGAGTTCGAAGAGGTACCCCTGGTTCAGATTGCCGTTGCTGTTCACGGGATAGTGCTTGTCCGGCCGAAACGGCTCGTGGTCCAGCGCGGCGAGGATTTCGTCTTTTGATACCGGTGTATCCAATCTGTGGGTTCGTACTCGTGCGATCTCGTAGTCTGTGCCGTCGTCCTGAGTGATCCGTAGATTCCCCGTTGCTTGTGAGACAGCACAGATCTCCCCATCGAAGTTGTGGAAGATCAAGTCTCCCTCAGCGAGGCGGGTAGCCCGGTGCGTGGCCCTGCCGTCGTGCTTCGCTCGAAGGTAGCCGTTCTCAAACTCGTGTTCGTTGCTCTGAGTGACCCAGTAGGTGTCTGCTCGCTCGCGTGTTACGTCTGGAACAACTGGATCTGCGGGGTCGCCCGTCGGATTCTCCGGCGCCCACTGGAAGAAGTAGTCGAGGTGGCGGTAGTTGTCATCGAAGTCGTAGTCTTTCCTCACAAAGTGAAACTCTGTCGAATCTCCATACCTTTCGTCAGACTCTATCTCGGATATAAAAGACTCGTAGCTACTAGATGGATGAACTCTGCTTCCGTCCCCAGGTCTAACGTAGCCCGACAACTGACTGCTCACCCCTCGGCCGAAGTACTTCTCCATCCCCTCGCGGGCGGGGGAGTTTGCGATGGGGAACTCCTCCGGAGCCATCGCGTACACGATTGGCGAGACGATTCCAGCCTGTACCCCGGACACGTCACGTCTGGCGAACTTCTCGACAGCTTCGATTCGCCCCTCGGTGGACGCCGCTCGGACGAAGTCACGCAGAAACTCCGTCACCGCCTCCTCGCCACCATCGACGTTCACCGTGTTCGTCCCGCTCCCGACGATCCCGATCGGACCGTCGAAACACGTGAAAATCCGGTCGCGCGTCTCGTCGTCGAGATCGAACTGTTCGACCGCCTCGCGTTTCTCTTCGCGTCCGAAGGTGTTCTCGTGTTGGACGAGATTGTACAGTACGGTCAGCTCTTCGCTGCCGATCTCCTCGCGGGTCTCCACCAACGCCTCCGCGAGCGTCCGCACCGCCTCGCTCGTGTTCTCGGCTCGCTCGCGCTCGTGTTCCCAGTCGGCGTGCTCGAAGTACGCCTCAACGAGTTCATCAGTGTCGGGGACGCTCACGACCGCAGTGTGAGCCGTGCCCGAACAAAAGTTTATCCCGTCGCAGATTTCGACGTGTCCCGACCTGCAACGGTTCGGGTTTCGACTCGGCTGGCAGTGCGGAGCCCTGTCGATCCTCGCTACCGAACGACGACGACTCCAGCCGGAAGTAACTCCCAATCACTGCGACCCACAGAAGACGTTTACCGATTCGCACGACCGACACGAACGTGCCCTCCGAACACTCACCGACCGCGTGGCTCCCGACGCTCGCTTGTCTCGCCGTGGTCGTGCTCGCCGGCTGTGTCGCCGGCCCGGCGGCACCGTCGTCGTCGACGACGACGGCACCGACGCCGGGGGCGACCCCACTCCCGGACCGGGTCGTCGAACTCCCCGACGGGCCGAAGACGCTCCCGGAGCGTCCCGACCGGCTCACCGCCGAGACGGTCGGGCAGTACGCCCAGACGGTGGAGTACCGCTACGCATACAACGGGCTGTACTACAGTCAGTACTCCAACGTCACCCTGAGCTGTTGGACGGAGTCGACCGACCGGACGGCCGTCGGCTGGGAGGTCGTCGTCTCCTGTCGGGGGTACTCCAACACCCGGCCGCCGACGGAGTCGACCGCGTCTGCCGTCCACGCGGACTGGTTCACTCAGACGTTCCGGTACTACGTCGACGAGGACTCGACGATTCGTGGGGACCGGGTCGACACGCGGTGAGTCGGCGACACGGACGAGGCCGTCGCTCCGTGGTCGGCGTCCGCAGCCCCCCGAGTCGCCGCACACGCTGCGGCCGTAGTCGGTACTGCTATTCGCCTCGCGTCGAGGCGTAGTGACGTGCGAGAGATCCTCGCGGAGGCACTGGCGGACACAGACGCCCGAGCGGACGGCCGGCCCGACGACGCGACAGCCGAGCGTCGTGGGGACGACCCGGACGACCACGACGAGTTCGGCCCGCCGCGGGTTGCCGTCGTCGCCGTCGGTGCCGGAGCGACGGCCGTCGTCCGCCCGTCTGCGAGTGGTCCCGACGGTGTCGAGACAGTGGCTGTCGACGGAAACGACTGTTCTGTCGTCGCCTCGGTCGACGGGGACGAGGGGCGCGCCGCCACCGAGAGAGCCGCCGCGACGGTCGCGGACGCAGATCTCGTGTTCCTCGTCGTCGCCCCGGCGTCGGAGCAGTCCGACGCGACCGCGAGCGCCACCGACACGGCGACGGGGGTCGTCGAGACAGCGACGAGCGTCGCCGACACGGCGGCGGCGGACACGCCGGTCGTCGGGTTCTGCCGGGCGTCCGCGTCTGTCGGGAGCGGCGACCCCAGTCGAGTGACGCGAGCACGGCTCGCGGCACCGTCGTCGCCAGTCGACACGACAGTCGTCGCCCCGGTCGGCGCCGAGCGGCTGGGAGCGGCGCTGGCGCGTCTCGCAGCGACGATCACGCAGCCGGGTCTCGTCGGACTGGACTACGGTAGGCTGTACACGATTCTCGGCGCCGGCGGCGTCGGCCTGTCGGTCGTCGCCACCGTCCCGGACGACCGCCGACCGTCACCCGTCGTCGCCGACGCGACGGCGCCCGACGCGACGGCCCCGGGACCGGACCCCGACGACGCGAGCGGGGCGTTCGTCCACCTCGCTGGCGGCCCGGACCTCACCCTCCGGACGGCCGAACGAGTGTTCGAGACGGCGACGCGAGGGCTCGACCCGGACGCGACGACGGCTTGGAGCGCCGACACACGACCGGCGACCGCTCCCGACCGACTCCGGGTGACGTGTCTGTACACCGACGCGACGGCCGCTCCCGTGAACGCCACGAGAGAGTGACGCACTCCGACCCACTCGACGACGGTGTCTGCCTCCTCCACCGACACTTGATCTGCGCTGGGCTCGTCCTCGGAGTTTCTGCCGACCGACACCGCCGATCCGGGCTCGCGTAGAGATAATTGTTCAGTTTTGTCCTTCAAGACGCTCTCTACACACTTCCGGTCAATTTAAAGAATAGGAGAGAGTAGTTCAGAGTATGTCGAACAGCGTCGGTAAGCTGCCGTTCGTCGGGCGATCCGACGAAAACTCGGGGAGTGGGGGAGAGCGGGAGTCGAACGAACGGCGTGAGTCTGGAGTCCAGGGGGGTGGATCGTCGGCGTCCGACGGTGAAGGTAGGGAGATTCGGTCCGACGGCGGGACGGACCTCGGCGGTCGTGACTCGGCAGACGAGTCGATCGACATCAGTGCGGTGGCGATGCTGAACACGCTCCCACGGCCGGCGTTCCTGCTCGACGCGAACCACCAGGTGATCGGCTGGAACGAGGAGCTAGCGGAGCTGACGGGCGTCGAGGCGGCGTCCGTGCTGGGCGAGCGGGACAGCGGGCGCTTCTACGGTGTCGACGAGAAGACAGAGACGCTCGCGGACGCCGTGGTCTCCGACCCGGAGAACGCACACCGGACGACGGACGCCGAGCGATCGGGCCGCGATCAGCGGGCGTACGAACTCGACGAGGTGTTGGTGAACGACGACGGCCAGGAGCTTCGCGTGCAGTCGGTAGCGACGCCGATCTACGAGGACGGCGCGTTCGCGGGCGTGATCCAGCTCGTCAACGACGTGACGGAGAAGATCGAGCGCCAGGAGGCGATGCGAGCGTTGGTGCGCCAGAGCGCCGAGACCGGCGACGAACTCACCGACGGCAACCTCGACGCTCGCGTCGAGTTCACTGGCAACAACGAGGTGCTCGACGAGGAGGTGCTGGAACTGGTGAACGTCATCAACGACGTAGCCGAGAGCACCCAGGAGATGGTCTCTGGGTTCGTCACCGAGGTGAACGGGGTGTCCGAGTCGGCGGCGGAGATCGCCGAGTCCGCCGTGGAGGTGGACGAGCAGGTGGACACACAGAACGAGTCGATCGAGCAGATCGCCGAGGAGATGGAAGAGTTGAGCGCGACGATGGAGGAGGTGGCCGCCACCTCCGACCAGGTCGCCTCGGCGGCCGAACAGGCCCGCGAGGCCGCGGGCGACGGGATGGACGCCAACGAGAGCGCCCGGGACACCGTCGACGACGTACGGTCGGTCGCCGAGGAGTTGGCCGACACGGTCGACGAGCTGAACGACCGGATGGACGCCGTCGGCGAGGTGGTAGAGGTGATCGCCGAGATCGCAGAACAGACGGATATGCTCGCGCTCAACGCCTCTATCGAGGCCGCTCGCGCGGACGTGGACGGCAGCGGCTTCGAGGTCGTCGCAGACGAGGTGAAGTCGCTGGCCAACGAGACGAAAGAACACACCGACGAGATCGCCGCGCAAATCGACGAACTCCGCGAGCAGACGATCGCCACCGTCGAGGCGACGGAGACGACGACCGAGTACGTCCGGCGGGCCGACGACGAGATCGACGACGCCGTCGAGTCGCTGGCGGCCATCGACGACGCCGTCGAGGAGGTGGCGACCGGGATCGACCAGGTCGCCCGCGCGACGGACGATCAGGCCGCCTCCATCGAGGAGAGCACTGCCACCGCAACGGACGTGTTGACCGACGCCCAGGAGATCGCCGACGCCGTCGGCGAGATCACCGCGGAGACGGCCGAACAACGCGACGCCGTCGACGACATCGTGGACTACATGTCGGAGCTGGCGGGCTCGGACGCACTCGACCGCGTCGACGACGACATCGACGCCGTGGAGACTGCGCGGGACGAAGTGGACGAGGCGACGTTGTAGGCTGGAAGTGCATGCGGGCCTGCCGTCGGGACGCCGACTGCTGCCCGCACCCCCGCGAGAACGGACCGCTTTCTGCTGGCGACTCGACGCTCACTCGGGCCGGCCAGGCGAGGACGGCGACTCGAACGGGCGGCAGCCAGAGAC of the Halobaculum sp. MBLA0143 genome contains:
- a CDS encoding helix-turn-helix transcriptional regulator; protein product: MTMNKKLLPLTLLHEAETDEMDGITRFQKLVFLAQEEGEIEEGYDFVPHSYGPFSKALYDDIDRLVDEGFVEEGEEQTAESADNDKQVYRLTEDGRQVVEHAANGGDELDMPEELEASVRATLGDYEDTDLYELLKYVYSEHPGMAKNSKLNI
- a CDS encoding SDR family NAD(P)-dependent oxidoreductase, whose translation is MTRTVVVAGVGEGLGSSLAWEFAEAGDRVAMLARSEAFLETLADEITTETDGEALAAPTDVSDTEAVAATYDTIHERFGGVDVQINNVAGANVGGDTLSTTRAELTEAWSVRVAGQYQCARRAAQDMADGDGGTILWTTSQQARVPRGSVASVTARQAARGTARAMADNLGEHGVQSIHVVVDGWIENPSLRERYPDHDDWMDPDEIARLYRDLADDPETVHASEIDLRHPNDELRF
- a CDS encoding McrB family protein; the protein is MSVPDTDELVEAYFEHADWEHERERAENTSEAVRTLAEALVETREEIGSEELTVLYNLVQHENTFGREEKREAVEQFDLDDETRDRIFTCFDGPIGIVGSGTNTVNVDGGEEAVTEFLRDFVRAASTEGRIEAVEKFARRDVSGVQAGIVSPIVYAMAPEEFPIANSPAREGMEKYFGRGVSSQLSGYVRPGDGSRVHPSSSYESFISEIESDERYGDSTEFHFVRKDYDFDDNYRHLDYFFQWAPENPTGDPADPVVPDVTRERADTYWVTQSNEHEFENGYLRAKHDGRATHRATRLAEGDLIFHNFDGEICAVSQATGNLRITQDDGTDYEIARVRTHRLDTPVSKDEILAALDHEPFRPDKHYPVNSNGNLNQGYLFELSRPAANWLLAELGVEDPDWETFEWPPSGVDTDGTDPNGSTDDDATDTISIPDSPPARHEEIARQLDATGQVVLTGPPGTGKTHTATTFARWWVDDRTDEPTEEQVRTVTFHPAFAYEDFLEGLTATTVDDDGNEPGADAEADANAGATGVTYEIEPGLLREVAEDARAAYDEAVGDDSDPSDAPPYVLVIDEINRGDLPQVLGEAITLLEPGERDRHEVSLAHSGDSFSLPPNLYLIGTMNTADQSIALVDAALRRRFRFLRVSPEPERVLALELGGDEGDVQTPSAVVTDESASDRDRLLAASVAALAALNERIRRDAARLERGQQLGHTALLGHDDACAVADAWQFELLPQLAEYYYGQTDALRRELFEDGGTDLFDWGHGVPVDLDLETLYESLCEIGGTDGDDAVPLDTSVGDGTAAGGATTGDASEATENAPVDATADDPTATRTTPDE
- a CDS encoding methyl-accepting chemotaxis protein, encoding MSNSVGKLPFVGRSDENSGSGGERESNERRESGVQGGGSSASDGEGREIRSDGGTDLGGRDSADESIDISAVAMLNTLPRPAFLLDANHQVIGWNEELAELTGVEAASVLGERDSGRFYGVDEKTETLADAVVSDPENAHRTTDAERSGRDQRAYELDEVLVNDDGQELRVQSVATPIYEDGAFAGVIQLVNDVTEKIERQEAMRALVRQSAETGDELTDGNLDARVEFTGNNEVLDEEVLELVNVINDVAESTQEMVSGFVTEVNGVSESAAEIAESAVEVDEQVDTQNESIEQIAEEMEELSATMEEVAATSDQVASAAEQAREAAGDGMDANESARDTVDDVRSVAEELADTVDELNDRMDAVGEVVEVIAEIAEQTDMLALNASIEAARADVDGSGFEVVADEVKSLANETKEHTDEIAAQIDELREQTIATVEATETTTEYVRRADDEIDDAVESLAAIDDAVEEVATGIDQVARATDDQAASIEESTATATDVLTDAQEIADAVGEITAETAEQRDAVDDIVDYMSELAGSDALDRVDDDIDAVETARDEVDEATL